A genomic window from Pelagicoccus albus includes:
- the rpoB gene encoding DNA-directed RNA polymerase subunit beta, producing MADRINFGKLKDVITPPNLIEIQINSYLDFLQKDTPISERKNDGIEAVFREVFPIESYDGRLVLEFVSYTVGDPKATEIECIREGITYSVPLYVKLRLREEDNIKDEEIYMGEIPMVSARGSFIINGAERVVVSQLHRSPGIAYEVTPHTNGKPLHAFRIIPDRGTWLEVQFDNNDLLYVYLDRRRRRRKFLITTLLRAVGYSSDVDILKLFYTIEDLGTSEALAKENVSQYVLVEDAIDAEKGVVIARAFEPLTKAIVREFEGHGIPTLKVIDTTVDDGAIVRAMKKDTSQNEEEALKEIYKRLRPGEPPTTANAKALLKRLFFDPKRYDLGRVGRYKINQKLEMDVDVEQRTLQGEDIVLATKYLIKLKAGEGYLDDIDHLGSRRVRTVGELLANQCRLGLARTERLVRERMTLYDQSVDSITPQKLINPKALTTVIRDFFARSQLSQFMDQINPLAELTHKRRLSALGPGGLNRERAGFEVRDVHPSHYGRICPIETPEGPNIGLINSLSTYSRVNEFGFIETPYRVVVDGRVTEEIKYLNADMEEGKIIAQANSEVDESGNFMGKVTVRQSGEFLEVDPDQVDFMDVSTKQVVSVAAGLIPFLEHDDANRALMGSNMQRQGVPLLQADSPFVGTGIEERVARDSKTVSVSDIDGIVASVDSKRIVISKDGELPANFDRKPYTDVKAGIHVYELRKFMRSNAGTCFNQKPIVAKGQPIKAEQIIADGPCTQNGELAIGKNILVAFMPWNGYNFEDAILISEKVLKDDIYTSIHISEFEVTARDTKLGPEEITRDIPNVGEEALKHLNHDGVIRVGAEVKPGDILVGKITPKSETELAPEEKLLRAIFGEKAADVKDTSLIVPSGVDGIVMDVKVSSRLDYERERLSPSDRRRQVKQINEDYKTQMDKLREGLTEALSNILLGEKIPLDVVNGQNGEIIIPANRKITKTLLRKLAAVSKHVEIDPSPVRIKIMEIIGSYQSKFDELEGDRERKTANIESGDDAATGVIKQVKVYVATKEKLKVGDKMAGRHGNKGVVAKIVPEEDMPYLPDGTPIQICLNPLGVPSRMNVGQVLETHMGWACKVLGMKVSTPVFDGIPEKVVRQHLADAGLPTTGKSAVYDGRTGEKLDNEVVVGWVYMLKLNHLVSHKIHARAVGPYSLVTQQPLGGKAQYGGQRFGEMEVWALEAYGAAYTLQELLTVKSDDVQGRTKIYESLVKGDSTLQAGTPESFNVLIKEIQSLGLDVKLGRQSELDYK from the coding sequence TGAAGAGGATAACATCAAGGATGAGGAAATCTACATGGGAGAGATCCCAATGGTTTCGGCGCGCGGCTCTTTCATCATTAACGGAGCGGAACGTGTTGTCGTTTCTCAGCTTCACCGCTCCCCTGGTATCGCCTACGAGGTAACTCCACACACAAATGGCAAACCTCTCCACGCTTTCCGTATCATTCCGGACCGCGGCACTTGGCTCGAAGTTCAGTTTGATAACAACGATCTGCTCTACGTTTACCTCGATCGTCGCCGCCGTCGTCGTAAGTTCCTTATCACTACGCTTCTTCGTGCGGTTGGCTACAGTTCCGACGTAGACATCCTAAAGCTCTTTTACACGATCGAAGACCTCGGCACCTCAGAAGCCTTGGCCAAGGAAAACGTCTCCCAGTACGTATTGGTTGAAGACGCCATCGATGCTGAGAAGGGTGTCGTCATTGCACGTGCTTTTGAACCTCTTACCAAGGCGATCGTTCGCGAGTTCGAAGGTCACGGTATTCCAACTCTGAAGGTCATCGACACAACAGTCGACGATGGCGCGATTGTTCGCGCTATGAAGAAGGACACCTCTCAAAATGAAGAGGAGGCCCTCAAGGAAATTTACAAGCGTCTGCGTCCAGGTGAACCACCTACAACCGCAAACGCCAAGGCCCTGCTCAAACGTCTGTTTTTTGATCCAAAGCGCTACGACCTCGGTCGCGTTGGTCGCTACAAGATCAACCAGAAGCTCGAGATGGATGTGGACGTTGAGCAACGCACGCTGCAAGGCGAAGACATCGTTCTCGCCACCAAGTATCTCATCAAGCTGAAGGCAGGAGAGGGGTACCTCGACGATATCGACCACCTCGGTTCACGTCGCGTTCGTACCGTTGGCGAATTGCTTGCTAACCAGTGTCGTTTAGGCCTCGCCCGTACCGAACGTCTCGTTCGTGAGCGTATGACACTTTACGATCAAAGCGTCGATTCGATCACTCCTCAGAAGCTGATCAACCCGAAGGCTTTGACCACTGTTATCCGTGACTTCTTCGCTCGTTCGCAGCTATCGCAGTTCATGGACCAAATCAACCCGCTCGCAGAACTCACGCACAAGCGTCGTCTTTCTGCTCTTGGTCCTGGTGGTTTGAATCGTGAGCGTGCTGGTTTTGAAGTTCGTGACGTTCATCCATCCCACTACGGCCGTATTTGTCCGATTGAGACTCCTGAAGGTCCGAACATCGGTCTGATCAACTCGTTGTCGACATACTCGCGTGTTAACGAATTCGGTTTCATCGAAACTCCGTACCGTGTAGTCGTCGATGGGCGCGTGACCGAAGAGATCAAGTACCTCAATGCCGATATGGAAGAGGGGAAGATCATCGCTCAGGCTAATTCTGAGGTCGACGAGAGCGGCAATTTCATGGGTAAGGTTACCGTCCGTCAATCCGGCGAGTTCTTGGAAGTCGATCCAGATCAAGTCGATTTCATGGACGTTTCCACCAAGCAAGTTGTATCTGTCGCGGCGGGTCTTATCCCGTTCCTCGAGCACGATGATGCTAACCGTGCTTTGATGGGATCGAACATGCAACGCCAGGGCGTTCCTCTCCTTCAAGCCGACTCTCCTTTTGTGGGCACCGGAATTGAAGAGCGCGTTGCCCGCGATTCGAAGACTGTGTCAGTTTCCGACATCGACGGTATCGTCGCTTCGGTTGACTCCAAGAGAATCGTAATTTCCAAGGACGGCGAATTACCCGCCAACTTCGATCGCAAGCCTTACACTGACGTAAAGGCTGGCATCCACGTATACGAGTTGCGCAAGTTCATGCGTTCGAATGCGGGAACCTGTTTCAACCAGAAGCCGATCGTCGCCAAGGGACAGCCAATCAAGGCGGAGCAGATTATAGCCGATGGTCCTTGTACGCAAAATGGTGAGCTTGCCATTGGTAAGAATATCCTCGTCGCGTTCATGCCGTGGAATGGTTACAACTTTGAGGATGCGATTCTGATCTCCGAAAAGGTTCTCAAGGACGACATCTATACTTCGATCCACATTTCTGAATTCGAAGTTACTGCCCGTGACACAAAGCTCGGACCGGAAGAAATCACTCGCGATATTCCAAACGTCGGTGAGGAAGCTCTCAAGCACCTCAACCACGATGGTGTTATTCGCGTCGGTGCGGAAGTTAAGCCAGGCGACATTCTCGTTGGTAAGATCACTCCAAAGTCCGAAACTGAGCTCGCTCCGGAAGAAAAGCTTCTCCGTGCGATCTTCGGTGAAAAGGCTGCCGATGTTAAGGACACCTCGCTGATCGTACCATCTGGTGTCGATGGCATCGTTATGGATGTGAAGGTTTCCAGCCGTCTCGATTACGAGCGGGAGCGTCTGAGCCCATCGGATCGTCGCCGTCAGGTGAAGCAGATCAATGAGGACTACAAGACTCAGATGGACAAGTTGCGCGAAGGTCTCACCGAGGCTCTCTCCAACATCCTTTTGGGTGAAAAGATTCCTCTCGACGTGGTCAACGGTCAGAATGGCGAAATCATCATTCCTGCCAACCGCAAGATCACTAAGACGCTTCTCCGTAAGCTCGCTGCGGTTTCCAAGCACGTCGAAATCGACCCATCTCCAGTTCGTATCAAGATCATGGAGATCATCGGTTCCTACCAGAGCAAGTTCGACGAGCTCGAAGGCGACCGTGAGCGTAAGACTGCTAACATCGAGTCTGGTGATGATGCAGCAACCGGAGTTATCAAGCAGGTTAAGGTCTACGTTGCTACCAAGGAAAAGCTCAAGGTCGGTGACAAGATGGCGGGACGCCACGGAAATAAGGGTGTTGTCGCTAAGATCGTTCCCGAAGAGGATATGCCTTATCTTCCAGATGGCACTCCGATCCAGATCTGTTTGAACCCTCTGGGTGTACCTTCCCGTATGAACGTTGGTCAGGTTCTCGAAACCCATATGGGTTGGGCCTGTAAGGTTCTGGGCATGAAGGTGTCGACTCCAGTCTTCGACGGTATTCCCGAAAAGGTTGTTCGTCAGCACTTGGCAGACGCCGGTCTCCCAACCACAGGTAAGTCCGCTGTTTACGACGGTCGTACCGGTGAAAAGCTCGATAACGAAGTGGTTGTCGGTTGGGTGTACATGCTGAAGCTGAATCACCTTGTCTCGCACAAGATTCACGCTCGTGCAGTTGGTCCATACTCGCTCGTTACGCAGCAGCCATTGGGTGGTAAAGCCCAGTACGGTGGTCAGCGTTTCGGGGAAATGGAAGTTTGGGCCCTTGAAGCTTACGGTGCCGCGTATACTCTCCAGGAGTTGCTCACTGTTAAGTCTGACGACGTCCAAGGACGTACCAAAATCTACGAATCACTGGTCAAGGGCGACTCCACGCTGCAGGCCGGTACGCCGGAATCATTCAACGTTTTGATCAAGGAAATCCAATCCCTCGGTCTTGATGTTAAGCTCGGCCGCCAAAGCGAACTCGACTACAAGTAA